The Cricetulus griseus strain 17A/GY chromosome 9, alternate assembly CriGri-PICRH-1.0, whole genome shotgun sequence genome has a segment encoding these proteins:
- the Rasgrp4 gene encoding RAS guanyl-releasing protein 4 isoform X2: MNRKDSKRKSHQECSGGRGRPRQARRHKTCPTPREIIKVMASMNLGVLSEGSCSEDELLEKCIQCFDSAGSLRRGDHILKMVLTMHSWVLPSSDFAARLLTSYQEAAKDAQELRQLQICYLVRYWLTHHPEAVRQEPHLEEVISRFWATVAQEGNLAQKSLRDASNLLSPRGPGPPPLMSSPGLSKKRKVSLLFDHLETQELAQHLTYLEFRSFQAITPQDLRGYVLQGSVRGCPALEGSVGLSNSVSRWVQVMVLSRPGPVQRAQVLDKFIHVAQRLRQLQNFNTLMAVTGGLCHSSISRLKDSHNHLSPDSTKALLELTELLASHNNYSCYRRTWASCTGFRLPVLGVHLKDLVSLHEAHPDRLPDGRVYLPKLNSLYLRLEELATLQEQHPPCSANEDLLHLLTLSLDLFYTEDEIYELSYAREPRCAKSLPPSPYKAPLVVEWAHGVTPKPDSVTLGQHVEQLVASVFKNYDPEGHGTISLEDFERLSGNFPFACHGLHPPPRHGSGSFSREELTEYLLRASAICSKLGLAFLHSFHEVTFRKPTFCHSCSGFLWGVTKQGYRCRDCGLCCHKHCRGQVRVECKKRPEMKGDPGPPGASVSATPPPPASCGSEENLSYTLSLDAEPGSHLRHAWTQTESSHSPWEAEMVPVPAPVLPSKASSEPNT, translated from the exons GAAGTCTCATCAGGAATGCTCAGGAGGACGGGGTCGGCCGCGACAGGCCCGCCGCCACAAGACGTGCCCCACCCCCCGGGAAATCATCAAGGTTATGGCTTCCATGAATTTGGGGGTGCTGAGTGAAGGCAGCTGCAGCGAAGATGAGCTCCTGGAGAAATGTATCCAATGCTTCG ACTCAGCTGGCAGCCTCCGACGAGGGGACCACATTCTCAAGATGGTGCTTACGATGCACAGCTGGGTGCTGCCCTCCTCAGACTTTGCTGCCCGCCTGCTGACCTC GTACCAGGAGGCTGCCAAAGATGCACAGGAGCTAAGACAGCTACAGATCTGTTACCTGGTCAG GTACTGGCTGACCCATCACCCTGAGGCAGTGCGCCAGGAACCCCATCTAGAAGAAGTCATTAGTCGATTTTGGGCCACCGTAGCCCAGGAGGGCAACTTGGCCCAAAAGAGCCTAAGAGATGCCTCCAACCT ACTGAGTCCCAGAGGGCCCGGGCCACCACCTCTCATGAGCAGCCCAGGCCTGAGTAAGAAGCGCAAAGTGTCCTTGCTGTTCGATCACCTGGAAACACAGGAGCTGGCTCAACACCTCACTTACCTCGAGTTCCGGTCCTTCCAGGCCATCACG CCCCAAGACCTGCGGGGCTATGTTTTGCAGGGCTCGGTGAGGGGTTGTCCCGCCCTGGAAGGTTCTGTGGGTCTGAGTAACAGTGTGTCCCGCTGGGTGCAGGTCATGGTGCTGAGCCGTCCTGGGCCTGTGCAGCGCGCCCAGGTACTGGACAAATTCATTCATGTGGCACAG AGGCTTCGCCAGCTACAGAATTTCAACACGCTGATGGCAGTCACGGGGGGCCTATGTCATAGTTCCATCTCCAGGCTCAAGGACTCCCACAACCACCTGAGCCCCGACAGCACTAAG GCCCTGCTGGAGCTGACGGAACTCCTCGCCTCCCACAACAACTACTCCTGCTACCGCCGCACCTGGGCCAGCTGTACTGGCTTCCGGCTGCCGGTACTGGGTGTGCACCTCAAGGACCTGGTGTCCCTGCATGAGGCCCATCCAGACAGGTTGCCAGATGGCCGAGTGTACCTACCAAAGCTGAATAGCCTCTACCTACGGCTGGAGGAGCTGGCAACACTCCAGGAACAGCATCCCCCCTGTAGCGCCAACGAGGACCTGCTGCATCTGCTGACG CTCTCCCTGGATCTCTTCTACACCGAAGATGAGATCTACGAGCTGTCTTACGCCCGGGAACCACGTTGTGCCAAGAGTCTG CCGCCCTCCCCTTACAAAGCACCTCTGGTTGTGGAGTGGGCCCATGGTGTGACACCAAAGCCAGACAGCGTGACCCTGGGCCAGCATGTGGAGCAGCTGGTGGCG TCCGTGTTCAAGAACTATGACCCAGAAGGACATGGCACCATCTCTCTGGAGGACTTTGAGCGACTGTCAGGCAACTTCCCCTTTGCCTGCCATGGGCTTCACCCACCTCCCCGCCACGG GAGCGGTTCCTTCAGCAGAGAGGAGCTGACCGAATACCTGCTCCGTGCCAGCGCCATCTGCTCCAAGCTGGGCCTGGCCTTCCTGCACAGCTTCCATGAGGTCACCTTCCGCAAGCCCACCTTCTGTCACAGCTGCAGCGGCTTC cTCTGGGGCGTCACCAAACAAGGTTACCGCTGTCGGG ACTGTGGGCTGTGTTGTCACAAACACTGCAGGGGTCAAGTGAGAGTGGAATGCAAGAAGAGGCCAGAGATGAAGGGTGACCCTGGTCCCCCAGGAGCGTCCGTGTCAGCCACACCACCTCCTCCTGCCAGCTGCG GCTCTGAGGAAAATCTCTCCTATACCCTATCCCTGGATGCTGAGCCGGGTAGCCACCTTCGCCATGCTTGGACCCAGACGGAGTCCTCACACtctccctgggaggcagagatg GTGCCTGTCCCAGCACCAGTTTTACCATCGAAAGCTTCCTCGGAGCCCAATACCTGA